One window of Podarcis raffonei isolate rPodRaf1 chromosome 15, rPodRaf1.pri, whole genome shotgun sequence genomic DNA carries:
- the DLAT gene encoding dihydrolipoyllysine-residue acetyltransferase component of pyruvate dehydrogenase complex, mitochondrial, translating into MWRVLARRVAQQCAAPRRVRLLSAPGASLEGAPWRGRASWGAVAGGSGGGLASWGPRRGGEAPLFLQEGKARLQPGPARHWCSYPAHQKVPLPALSPTMQMGTIARWEKKEGDKINEGDLIAEVETDKATVGFESLEECYLAKILVPEGTRDVPIGAIICITVDKPELIDAFKSYTLDSSATAPPASVPPPPPPAAAAAAPPTPAAQPSAQASGSSYPPHMQILLPALSPTMTMGTVQRWEKKVGEKLSEGDLLAEIETDKATIGFEVQEEGYLAKILVSEGTRDVPLGTPLCIIVEKESDIPAFADYKDAGVADIKPPVLPPPPSPAAAATPTPSFPSQPAAPPSAKVPGQKGRVIVSPLAKKLAAEKGIDLSQVKGTGPDGRITKKDIESFVPSKVAPPRAAEAPPLAAPAPAAAAALPTGVFTDIPISNIRKVIAQRLMQSKQTIPHYYLSVDVDMGEILVLRKELNQEMPQNTKLSVNDFIIKASALACMKVPEANSSWLDTVIRQNHVVDVSVAVSTPAGLITPIVFNAHIKGLASINKDVVTLATKAREGKLQPHEFQGGTFTVSNLGMYGIKNFSAIINPPQACILAVGASEKRLVPADNEKGFDVTSVMSVTLSCDHRVVDGAVGAQWLAEFKKFLEKPATMLL; encoded by the exons ATGTGGCGCGTGCTGGCGAGGCGCGTGGCCCAGCAATGCGCGGCCCCGCGGAGGGTTCGGCTCCTGTCGGCGCCGGGGGCGAGCTTGGAGGGGGCCCCTTGGCGGGGCCGCGCCTCCTGGGGGGCCGTCGCCGGTGGTAGCGGCGGCGGCCTCGCCTCATGGGGGCCCCGCCGGGGGGGAGAGGCGCCGCTGTTCCTCCAGGAAGGGAAGGCCCGGCTCCAGCCCGGCCCCGCCCGGCACTGGTGCAGCTACCCGGCCCACCAGAAG GTGCCTTTGCCAGCTCTCTCTCCTACGATGCAGATGGGGACTATTGCACGATGGGAGAAGAAAGAAGGGGACAAGATCAATGAGGGGGATCTGATAGCAGAG GTAGAGACAGACAAAGCTACTGTGGGATTTGAGAGCCTGGAAGAATGTTACTTGGCCAAGATCCTGGTGCCAGAAGGAACGCGGGATGTTCCCATTGGAGCCATAATCTGCATCACTGTGGACAA GCCTGAGCTTATTGATGCCTTTAAGAGTTACACTTTGGATTCTTCAGCAACTGCTCCACCAGCCtcagtgcctcctcctcctcctccagcagcagcagcagcagctccccccACGCCAGCAGCTCAGCCCTCTGCTCAAGCTTCAGGCAGCTCCTATCCTCCTCACATGCAG ATTCTTCTCCCTGCCCTCTCACCCACAATGACAATGGGCACAGTTCAGAGATGGGAAAAGAAGGTTGGTGAAAAGCTAAGTGAAGGAGACTTGTTGGCAGAAATTGAGACAGACAAAGCTACGATAG GCTTTGAAGTACAGGAAGAAGGTTACTTGGCAAAAATCTTGGTGTCCGAAGGCACGAGAGATGTGCCCTTAGGAACTCCCCTCTGCATCATTGTGGAGAAAGAGTCTGACATTCCAGCATTTGCAGACTACAAGGATGCTGGAGTAGCAGATATCAAGCCTCCGGTGCTGCCGCCACCCCCAAGTCCT GCAGCGGCAGCCACACCTACTCCTTCTTTTCCATCCCAGCCAGCGGCCCCTCCTTCAGCTAAGGTTCCTGGACAAAAAGGGAGGGTAATAGTCAGCCCTCTGGCAAAGAAACTGGCAGCAGAGAAAGGAATTGATCTTTCACAGGTGAAAG GCACGGGACCAGATGGACGGATAACAAAGAAAGACATTGAGTCGTTTGTGCCATCAAAGGTTGCCCCG CCCCGGGCAGCAGAAGCACCTCCTCTGGCAGCACCTGCACCAGCAGCTGCGGCAGCTCTTCCCACAGGCGTCTTCACGGATATTCCAATCAGCAATATTCGCAAG GTGATTGCCCAGCGTTTGATGCAGTCTAAGCAAACGATACCTCACTACTATCTCTCAGTCGATGTAGACATGGGAGAAATACTGGTGCTAAGAAAAGAGCTCAACCAG GAGATGCCGCAGAACACTAAGCTTTCTGTCAATGACTTCATAATTAAGGCTTCAGCTCTGGCTTGCATGAAAGTGCCTGAAGCAAATTCCTCTTGGTTGGACACAGTCATTAGACA GAATCATGTAGTCGATGTAAGCGTTGCAGTCAGTACTCCAGCAGGGCTTATAACCCCAATAGTATTTAACGCACACATAAAGGGATTGGCTTCCATTAACAAAGATGTTGTAACGTTAGCAACCAAAGCTCGCGAAGGGAAGTTACAGCCGCATGAATTCCAG GGAGGAACTTTTACAGTCTCAAATTTAGGAATGTATGGGATTAAGAATTTCTCTGCGATTATCAATCCACCACAGGCTTGTATTTTAGCAGTTGGTGCCTCTGAGAAAAGGCTGGTCCCAGCAGATAATGAAAAGGg atttGACGTAACCAGCGTGATGTCTGTCACGCTTAGCTGTGACCACCGCGTTGTGGATGGAGCAGTTGGAGCCCAGTGGCTGGCCGAGTTCAAGAAGTTCCTTGAGAAGCCGGCCACCATGCTGCTATAA